The following is a genomic window from Deltaproteobacteria bacterium.
GCCGGAATCCAGCCAGAGGGAGATGCAAGATGGCTCATTTCTGGTTCGGTGCTTATATAAGGGGTCCTGGATACCGGTCGAAGATCCCGTACTTGCGGGGATCACGTCCGGCATGACAGGATGCAAAATAGGGTGATCTCGGTAACATTCGTTGTAGGGTTAAGCATTCATCCCAATCATCCCGTCCCCCCATCCCCCGCATTCGAGCATCCCAGCTTTGGGCTTTCAGCTTTCATCTTCCGTCTTTTATGCTATCATACGCCTGCCTCAAAAAGCGTCTCGTATCGGCCCGGTCTTCAAGGGACAGAGCCTTTTCAAGCAGCGGATGGCCTCCTCAGGCCTGCCGGTTTCAAGATTAGGTCAGCTCCATGTTGTGCCAGGCATTCACATGGAGAGGATTGGTCCAGTATCTGTAAAATCAGATGGATTTTTGTTAACCGAGGTGGTATCTTAAAAACACGTGGCGCATTCGCTTGGACGGCCAGGCCTATTCGGCAAGGACGGGTCGTGCCTGAAATGGATGGAGGGCGGTAAGGATGATTCACAAAACAAAATCTGATACCATTTCATCTACAAATGCAGGCAGGCTGTGCCCATGAAAAAAATGTCAACCAATGAAATGAGCGCCTATTGGGTGATGAGTTCTGACAGGGATTACCAGGTAATGATCGACCTCTTCCAGAAAGGCCATTACACGTGGTCCCTTTTTATAGGCCATTTGGTGATAGAAAAATTATTGAAAGCGGTTTGTTCACAAAAACGGATGAAAAATCCGCCGCTCATTCATGATCTGCTGAGGTTGGCTGAAAAAGGTGATCTGAAACTCGACGAAGGACAAAAAGATTTTCTGGATACTGTTACCACCTTCAATATTCAGGCTCGATATGATGACTTCAAATTGGATTTTTACAATAAGTGCACCAAGGATTTTACCCAAAAATGGATCCGTTCCATCAAGGAGTTCAGGACATGGCTCAAGCAACACCACCTGAAGCAGTCCTAAAATATGTCAGGTTTTTAAGGCGGACATTTTCTGGCCTAAAAAAAGCGTATGTCTTTGGGTCGTATGCAAAAGGCTCAGCCAGCGCAGACAGCGATATTGACATTGCCTTCGTTTTCGATAAGGTAGTTGATTCTTTTGACCTTCAGGTAGAGCTAATGAAAATGCGAAGACAATTTGACGCGAGAATCGAACCCCATGTTTTCCGGACAGCCGATTTTGATGGTTCCCATCCCTTGGCCGGAGAAATCCTCTCCACGGGTGTCGAGATACCATAAAAAAGGCCTTCGACCGACGGCCTTCTAACCTCTGATATCTGACCACCGCCCTACGACCCCAGACTCCTGTCCCCTGACCCCCGACCTCCGTCCTCTGGACTCCCTTTCAGTTTTGAGCTTCAGTCCGTCACCTTGTCATACGCCTGCTCCAAAAAGCGTCTCGTATCGGCCCGCTCTTCAAAGGACAAAACCTTTTCAAAGCAGCGGATCGCCTCTTTAGGCCTGCCGGTCTCAAGATAGGTCAGGCCCATGTTGTGCCAAACGTCCACGTTCCCCGACTCCAGTTGAAGCGCCCTCAGGTTG
Proteins encoded in this region:
- a CDS encoding tetratricopeptide repeat protein encodes the protein MIAAAQDLPEKAIEHNLRALQLESGNVDVWHNMGLTYLETGRPKEAIRCFEKVLSFEERADTRRFLEQAYDKVTD
- a CDS encoding nucleotidyltransferase domain-containing protein; protein product: MAQATPPEAVLKYVRFLRRTFSGLKKAYVFGSYAKGSASADSDIDIAFVFDKVVDSFDLQVELMKMRRQFDARIEPHVFRTADFDGSHPLAGEILSTGVEIP
- a CDS encoding HEPN domain-containing protein, with protein sequence MSTNEMSAYWVMSSDRDYQVMIDLFQKGHYTWSLFIGHLVIEKLLKAVCSQKRMKNPPLIHDLLRLAEKGDLKLDEGQKDFLDTVTTFNIQARYDDFKLDFYNKCTKDFTQKWIRSIKEFRTWLKQHHLKQS